One window of the Leishmania infantum JPCM5 genome chromosome 28 genome contains the following:
- a CDS encoding carbonic anhydrase-like protein, producing the protein MALPFCAALAIAQLVIFVSVAGVVSGLDEQHSYYEGNYGTTGLVFGSPDSSRTSWDYTNLKDWPTLCLTGRRQSPISFANVNPDEVVMNALLQRLQFSSKCVFPREETQMRIINEGIVSTVSFEELGRSLDDMSECTVMDPLNRSLTYHFTGLHFHAMPVHQLRTLRPDAEMHMSFTTNHVEQKMRNVLIVAVMLKASAMVNSTSARALQHILVDGSLPKRNAMTTCFLTESLSLFSLIPARESYLLYDGSQTHPPCTENVRWVVMTSPILISPVALGRLRDAMDALLPNDFHRFGNARPPQALNGRLIFRFDDRSVPDGGNRGEGNFKDAWSRKDEGWANRSLGVRAGRVLEGSLVEVDGDYKYDSAVVVSPVSPNPVSASRNGTTHASSPPITTSPGRYNGSSDQAMAKPGTGALGPAYMANASRTGPETHSHVNESDADYSNATANASLAPRTSVVSSASASSADESMPSGLHHGSESSAPTPSDESAPRSTTTSTTTTTTTTKEPSGTKGKKRYGDGASKNTSEADAGVVDSVKSIVTRAFTSVKAFSIGAFQSSVAYAKANPVRAVLVLLCIIVLIFLISTCCRGWRRPVYVVGIDPTELQPLNSAKRFDLYGGTGTGTVAVR; encoded by the coding sequence ATGGCACTTCCTttctgcgccgccctcgccatcGCGCAGCTGGTGATTTTCGTCAGCGTCGCTGGTGTCGTCAGTGGGCTGGACGAGCAGCACTCGTACTACGAGGGCAACTACGGCACAACCGGGCTGGTGTTCGGCAGTCCCGACagctcgcgcacctcctgGGACTATACAAACCTGAAGGATTGGCCAACGCTGTGCTTGACGGGGAGACGGCAGAGCCCGATTTCCTTCGCGAATGTGAACCCCGACGAGGTTGTGATGAatgctctgctgcagcgattGCAGTTCTCCTCCAAGTGCGTCTTCCCACGTGAGGAGACGCAGATGCGAATCATCAACGAGGGCATCGTGAGCACAGTCAGCTTTGAGGAGCTGGGACGCTCGCTGGATGACATGAGCGAGTGCACGGTGATGGACCCGCTGAACCGTTCGCTCACCTACCACTTCACGGGCCTGCACTTTCACGCCATGCCGGTGCACCAACTCCGCACGCTGCGCCCCGATGCCGAAATGCACATGTCTTTTACCACAAATCATGTAGAACAAAAGATGCGTAATGTACTGATAGTGGCGGTGATGCTAAAGGCCTCCGCCATGGTCAACAGCACCTCAGcgcgagcgctgcagcacatctTAGTGGACGGCTCGCTGCCGAAGCGCAACGCCATGACAACGTGCTTCCTGACAGAgagcctctccctcttctcgctAATTCCGGCGCGCGAGAGCTACCTGCTCTACGACGGCTCCCAGACGCACCCACCCTGCACCGAGAACGTCCGTTGGGTGGTAATGACCTCGCCAATTCTCATCTCACCCGTGGCGCTCGGCAGGCTGCGCGACGCGatggatgcgctgctgccgaacgACTTCCACCGCTTCGGCAACGCCCGTCCGCCGCAGGCCCTCAATGGTCGTCTTATTTTCCGCTTCGACGACAGGTCCGTTCCGGACGGCGGCAACAGGGGTGAAGGCAACTTCAAAGATGCATGGAGTCGCAAGGACGAAGGCTGGGCGAATCGCTCCCTGGGAGTGCGGGCGGGCCGCGTGCTGGAAGGGTCTCTGGTGGAGGTGGATGGTGACTATAAGTacgacagcgccgtcgttGTCTCGCCAGTGTCGCCAAACCCTGTCTCGGCGTCAAGGAATGGCACCACTCACGCGTCTTCGCCACCCATCACGACCAGCCCAGGCAGGTACAACGGATCATCGGACCAAGCAATGGCGAAACCGGGCACGGGGGCGCTGGGGCCGGCGTATATGGCGAATGCGAGCAGAACTGGCCCGGAAACGCACTCTCACGTCAACGAGAGCGACGCAGACTACTCAAATGCAACCGCAAATGCAAGTTTAGCGCCACGAACAAGCGTCGTGTCGTCTGCCTCCGCGTCCAGCGCCGACGAGAGCATGCCCAGTGGGTTACATCATGGCTCCGAGTCctcagcgccgacgccatcTGACGAATCGGCGCCACGGTCAACGACAACGTcgacgaccaccaccacgactaCAACGAAGGAGCCTTCGGGCACCAAGGGAAAGAAGAGGTACGGGGACGGAGCCTCGAAGAACACCTCCGAAGCCGATGCCGGGGTTGTGGACTCGGTCAAGTCCATCGTGACACGTGCGTTTACTTCTGTGAAGGCCTTTAGCATTGGAGCCTTTCAGTCTTCTGTAGCTTACGCCAAGGCAAACCCGGTGCGTGCAGTGCTCGTTCTGCTGTGCATCATCGTACTCATCTTTCTTATCTCCACATGCTGCCGCGGGTGGAGGCGGCCAGTTTATGTGGTGGGGATCGATCCGACAGAGCTGCAACCCCTCAACTCTGCCAAACGGTTCGACCTctacggcggcaccggcaccggcaccgtggcggtgcggtAA